A genomic window from Streptomyces brevispora includes:
- a CDS encoding carbohydrate ABC transporter permease → MTHIQTSASGPALKSDPAAAEWNGPGRKNRAAPQPRGHRENLTGYLFMSPWIAGFLFLIAGPMVFSLYLAFTDYNLFDAPRWVGLQNFTDMFADPRWRQSVKVTSWYVLIGTPIKLAAALAVAMLLAQKRWGQSFYRAAFYAPSLIGASVSAAIVWRALFSDGAVVDRGQQLFGIDAGGWIGDPEMIIYALVGLTVWQFGAPMVIFLAGLKQVPKELYEAAEMDGAGSWRRFWSITLPMISPVLFFNVLLETIHSFQIFASAYIVSNGTCGPGDATLVYTCYLYDQGFANSRMGFASAMAWLLLVAVGLVTAVLFWSQKRWVHYEEDGR, encoded by the coding sequence GTGACTCACATCCAGACGTCCGCGAGCGGCCCGGCCCTCAAGAGCGACCCCGCCGCCGCGGAGTGGAACGGCCCGGGACGCAAGAACCGGGCCGCTCCGCAGCCGCGGGGCCACCGCGAGAATCTGACCGGCTATCTCTTCATGTCGCCCTGGATCGCGGGCTTCCTGTTCCTGATCGCCGGGCCCATGGTCTTCTCGCTGTACCTCGCGTTCACCGACTACAACCTGTTCGACGCGCCGCGCTGGGTCGGACTCCAGAACTTCACCGACATGTTCGCCGACCCGCGCTGGCGCCAGTCGGTCAAGGTGACCTCCTGGTACGTGCTGATCGGTACCCCGATCAAGCTGGCCGCCGCGCTCGCGGTGGCCATGCTGCTCGCCCAGAAGCGGTGGGGCCAGTCCTTCTACCGGGCCGCGTTCTACGCCCCGTCGCTGATCGGCGCGAGCGTCTCGGCGGCCATCGTCTGGCGCGCGCTGTTCTCGGACGGCGCCGTCGTCGACCGCGGGCAGCAGCTGTTCGGTATCGACGCGGGCGGCTGGATCGGCGACCCGGAGATGATCATCTACGCGCTGGTGGGCCTCACGGTCTGGCAGTTCGGCGCCCCGATGGTGATCTTCCTGGCCGGCCTCAAACAGGTCCCGAAGGAACTGTACGAGGCGGCGGAGATGGACGGGGCCGGCTCCTGGCGCAGATTCTGGAGCATCACCCTGCCGATGATCTCGCCGGTGCTGTTCTTCAACGTACTGCTGGAGACCATCCACTCCTTCCAGATCTTCGCCTCGGCCTACATCGTCAGCAACGGCACCTGCGGTCCGGGCGACGCGACGCTCGTCTACACCTGTTACCTGTACGACCAGGGCTTCGCGAACAGCCGGATGGGCTTCGCCTCCGCCATGGCCTGGCTGCTGCTCGTCGCGGTGGGCCTGGTCACCGCCGTGCTGTTCTGGTCCCAGAAGCGCTGGGTGCACTACGAGGAGGACGGCCGATGA
- a CDS encoding carbohydrate ABC transporter permease translates to MSRTEATAPRRRLPGSLAWHLGALAILVVILYPVVWTIGASFKPSEDIVGALNLFPTDPITSNYRRLADGIADIPIWRFFLNSAYISVGSVIGVVFSCSLTAYAFTKVRFAGRKIMFTVMVGTLLLPYHVLIIPQYVIFQKLELINTFTPLLIGKFLATDAFFVFLMVQFMRGLPKELDEAARLDGCGHLRIYWSIVMPLCRPALITSAIFTFIQAWNDFMGPLLYLNEPDKYTVSMGLRMFIDQDAVADYGGMIAMSLVALLPVLAFFLAFQRYLIDGMATSGLKG, encoded by the coding sequence ATGAGCCGGACGGAAGCCACTGCCCCGCGACGCCGGCTCCCCGGCTCACTCGCCTGGCACCTCGGGGCGCTCGCCATCCTCGTGGTGATCCTCTACCCGGTGGTCTGGACGATCGGCGCGTCCTTCAAGCCGAGCGAGGACATCGTCGGCGCACTGAACCTCTTCCCGACCGACCCGATCACCTCCAACTACCGACGGCTCGCCGACGGCATCGCCGACATACCGATCTGGAGGTTCTTCCTGAACTCGGCCTACATATCGGTCGGTTCGGTCATCGGGGTGGTGTTCTCCTGCTCACTCACGGCGTACGCCTTCACCAAGGTCAGGTTCGCCGGGCGCAAGATCATGTTCACCGTCATGGTCGGCACGCTGCTGCTGCCGTATCACGTACTGATCATCCCGCAGTACGTGATCTTCCAGAAGCTGGAGCTGATCAACACCTTCACTCCGCTGCTGATCGGCAAGTTCCTGGCCACCGACGCGTTCTTCGTCTTCCTGATGGTGCAGTTCATGCGCGGACTGCCCAAGGAACTCGACGAGGCGGCCCGGCTCGACGGCTGCGGGCACCTGCGGATCTACTGGTCGATCGTGATGCCGCTGTGCCGGCCCGCACTGATCACCAGCGCCATCTTCACCTTCATCCAGGCCTGGAACGACTTCATGGGCCCCCTGCTGTACCTCAACGAACCGGACAAGTACACGGTCTCGATGGGGCTGAGGATGTTCATCGACCAGGACGCCGTCGCCGACTACGGCGGCATGATCGCGATGTCACTGGTGGCCCTGCTTCCGGTGCTGGCCTTCTTCCTGGCCTTCCAGCGCTACCTCATCGACGGCATGGCCACCTCCGGCCTGAAGGGCTGA